A region of the Chryseobacterium gotjawalense genome:
GCGGTTGCCAGTATCGAAGCAGTACCGCATTGCCAGCTTCCCAGAAATATCCCGATGATGAAGAGGAGTCCCGTCCACCTGTTTTCCTGCAGCATGACCTGCCCCACACCTTTAAGTATTTGATCAACAAATGGTATTTGTTTAAAAAGTTTTTCCATTTCTCCTTGAATTTAAATGTCACCAGCCGAAAAAAACCATGCCTACTCCACAAAGCGTGATGACAGCGCCACTGATAAGTCCCATGTATTTTTCAAATTTTTCAGAATTAAAAAGGGTAGTCAGGCCGTATCTGCCCAACAGCACCATTCCGAGCATCGTGGCGACGGTCGTCAGCGAAAAGGGAATTACCAGTGCCAGAATTTCCGGTACCGAACGGTTCATCCCCGAATAAAAAAGCAGTGGCGTAAGCGGCTCGCTCGGACCCATCACGAAAATCATGAAAAGGACCAGCGGTGTCACTTTTATCCGGCTTTGCGGGCGTACCATTTCGCCGTGGCTGTGTTCGAAAACATATACTTCTTCGCCCATGACATCAAAATGTTTGTGCGGTTTATTCCTTAGCGCCTGATAAAATCCGTAGGCCAGGTAAGCGATGCCGAAGATCAAAAGCGCCCATCCCGAGAGATTGCCGCGAATGTCCTGAAACCAGGTAAAACGGGTCATTTGCCAGCCTAAAAATAATCCGACTGCACCGATCATCAGTGAGCTCAAAACATGCCCAAAGCCGCACGCAACCGTCAGAAGAACGGTTTTGCTTTTGCTCCATTTTTTCGATTTCGAAAGAACGATGAAGGGCAGGTAATGATCCGGACCTGAAGCAGTATGGATGAAACTGATAGACACCGCGCTCAAAGCCAATGCCCACAAAGCTGTATTCATTTTTTTAAGGAGTTAAAATCTTTTCTTCCCACAGAAAATCCTGCACTGCGAGAAAATAATTATACATCACTTCGGCACCGTGCGATAATGCCCTTAGTACAAATCCACCGCTTTCCAGAGCAGAAATTCCGATTTCCACTTTGGGAAAGTCTTTTGATTTTTCTATCAGATGATTGACAAGTTCTGTTTTATCGGTGTCTTTTTTGGTGCTCACAAAAATCAAACTTCCCTGATGGGTGAAATCTTCGAGAATGCCTATATTCTGGATGGGTATTCGCCCAGGTTCTATGAGAACATTATCTTTTACGATCAGTTTCCCTTCATGGAAAACCTCCGTCAGGTTGTGGAATTTTTTCAGCTTAAAAACTTCACCATAGTGTTTTCTGCCGCAGGTAATGATCTCGCTGATCAATACGCTGCTTTCCTTTCCCAATGTAATTTTTGCCCGGCTTTCAAAATTTGAATTCTCGTGCGGAACTACCGGGTGCGGAACGAAAGCGAAAAAAGCGTGATCGCCGATATCCACCGTCAGATTTTGGGTGGCTTTATTTTCCATATCAAACAGCCGCTGATATGACTGCGAAGCCAGCTGCAAGCGGCTCTGTTCTTCTAAACTGATCCCTATAATGTACTGATCGCCGTCCAGGATTCCCGGTGACGTACTCATGATCATTTGATAAAGTTTGTTGTCTCTTTTCCTTTGTCCTACAGAAACTACACGGAAAGGGGTTCCCACATAAAGATCTTTGATATAGGATTTTCCTTCTTTATATCCGGCGGTGATATTCAGTCTGCATTCCATTTTTATCTCAGTAATTCCGGTTCTTCCGTATTTTCCAGCAGTGCATATTTTTTGAGCCATCCGATGACTTTGTCTAAACCTTCTTCGGTTTTCAGATTGGTAAAAACGAACGGTGATCCGTTTCTCATCCGGCGGGAGTCATTTTCCATCACTTCAAGAC
Encoded here:
- a CDS encoding urease accessory protein UreD; the encoded protein is MAQKICTAGKYGRTGITEIKMECRLNITAGYKEGKSYIKDLYVGTPFRVVSVGQRKRDNKLYQMIMSTSPGILDGDQYIIGISLEEQSRLQLASQSYQRLFDMENKATQNLTVDIGDHAFFAFVPHPVVPHENSNFESRAKITLGKESSVLISEIITCGRKHYGEVFKLKKFHNLTEVFHEGKLIVKDNVLIEPGRIPIQNIGILEDFTHQGSLIFVSTKKDTDKTELVNHLIEKSKDFPKVEIGISALESGGFVLRALSHGAEVMYNYFLAVQDFLWEEKILTP